The sequence below is a genomic window from Paenibacillus silvisoli.
GGACGAAGGTCAATTCTTCAATCTGTTGAACAGCGGCAAGGTCGCCTTCGCCGTGAACGGGCCTTGGCATATCGCGTGGGGCAAGCAAATGGGCTGCACGAACTGCGGCTTTGCGCCGCTGCCGGTCCCTGAAGACGGCAATACCGGCAACGTCATCGTCGGCAATACGCTCTTCTACGCGCTCAAGCAGTCGAAGCATCCCGAGGCGGCGCTGGAGTTCCTTGAGATTCTGGCGAGCAAAGAGTATCAGGAAATGGAAGCGAATGCGACGGGCCGTCTGCCGGCGAACATGGAGGCGGGCAAAAACGCGCAGCTTCTCCAAACGTATCCGGAGCTTCAAGTGTTCAACGACATCGTGGCGAACGAGGAGAGCGCTCCGCTGCCGGTGTATCCGAAGAACGGCCCGCAAATTTGGGAGGCGTGGTATAAAGCCCAGGATATTACGCTCACAACGGATAAGCCGATCGAGGACGCCTTGAAGGAAGCGCAGAAAACAGCCGAGGAGCAGCTCAAATGAGCAGGGCTCCGTCCAGGAACGAAGCTCCCCGGGTACGCCCCGGGGAGTCTTCCGCTCCCGCCGTGCGGCGGCTGCGCCCGTTTTATAACCGGCATCGCGACGGCGTCATCGGTTACTCGCTCCTGGCGCCGATGTTTTTGTTCTTCGCCGTTTTTTCGCTGTTCCCGGTGCTGTTCGTGATTTACCTCTCCTTCACCGAATGGAACGGCGTGCTCGGCCTGCCGAAGGGAGTCGGCTTCGACAATTTCGTCCGTTTCTTTACGACCGGCGATTATTTGCTCACGCTGCTGCATGCCGGTTTGTACGGACTGCTGATTTTGGCCGGCTGCATGACGATCGGCTTTCTCATCGCCGTGCTGCTTAACCAGAAGGTGAAGGCGGTCGGGTTATACAGGACGCTTTGGTATTTGCCAGTCGTCGTCTCCTTTGCCGTCGTCGCGCAAATCGCGAACGCGCTTCTCGATCCCGTAACCGGCTTGGCGCGCAAGGTGATGGAACGGTTCGGCATGGAGCCGATCATCTTTCAGCAGAGCGTGTTCTGGATGACCTTCTGGCTCATCGTCATTTCGGTCTGGAAGGGCATCGGCGGCACGGTCATTATTTATTTGGCCGGCTTGCAGGGCATCGACACGGCTCTCTATGAAGCAGCTAAAGTGGACGGCGCGACAAGGTTCAAGATTATGTTTTATATCACGCTGCCTTCGCTGCGTCCGATCACGATGTACATCGCGATCATGGGCATCATCGGCAGCTTTCAAATCTTCGAGCCCGTACAGCTGCTGACGCACGGCGGGCCGCAAGGACATACGAACATCATTTTGCACCGCATTTATCAGGACGCGTTTCAGTCGTTCAACATGGGGATGGCGAGCGCTTCCTCCGTGATGGTCTTGCTGTTTACCTTCACGCTGACGATGATTCAATACCGCATTTCGCAGCGAAACCAAACTTAGACGGAGGACGCTAAGCTATGGTGAATGAACGGAGTAAGCTGGAAACCTGCGCCATTTATTTGCTGCTCATTGCCGGAAGCGCCGTCATGTTCTACCCTTTCTTGTTTCAGCTGATGGCATCCATCGGCTCGAACAAGGATTATTACGCCACGATCCTGCTTCCGATCCCGACGGAAATCAATCTGGACCGTTACGTCGACTTGATGCATAACGCATTGATTTACCGATACCTGATCAACACGGCGCTGCGGAGCGTATATTTCATTGTCGTGACATGCCTTGTGTCGCTCATCGCTTCCTATGTCTTCACGAAGCTGCGCTTTAAGGGGAGAGATTCGGTATTCGTCGTCTTTCTGACGTCGATGATGATACCGGCGCAAGTGACGATCATTCCGACGTATCTGCTGTTTGCCCGATTCCCTTTCTTTGGCGGCAATAACTGGCAAGGGCTTGGCGGCCACGGCATGATCGATACGTGGGGCGCGCTGCTGCTCGGAAGCGGAATCGTCAACGTCGCCGCGATCTTTCTCGTGAAGCAAACGATGGAATCGATCCCGTTCGAATATGAGGAAGCGGCGAGGATCGACGGCGCGGGCGTGTTCTGGACGATATTCGGCATCTATTTCCCGATGGCGCGCGCCGTGATGGCGGTCATTGTCATTACGACGTTCATTTCGATATGGAACGACTATCTGTGGCCGCTCGTAGCCATTAACAATCCGGATATTCAGGTCATTAATACGGGCGTTACCAGTCTGCTGACGACGATGATGCAAAGCGGCCAGGTGCCGGAATATCCGGACTTCTTCGCTCTTACCGCGATCGTCGTCGTGCCTCCGATCCTCGTCTATTTGCTGCTTCAACGCAACTTCATTCAAGGTTATGCGATGGCCGGCATTAAGGGTTAACGATCCGATCCAAAATAAGCGCGCGCTGCCGGGCCGTGCGAATCGCGCCCGGTCCGTTTAGGAGGAACCTATGACGATGCCAACATCCGTTAAAACCGTCTATGTCGTGTCCCATACCCACTGGGATCGTGAATGGTACCAAGACTACCAGGGTTTTCGCACAAGACTTGTCTATATGATCGACGAGCTGCTCGAAACGATGGAAACGAATCCGGACTATCGGTATTTTCTGATGGACGGGCAGACGATCGTGCTAGACGATTACCTCGACATCCGGCCGGAGCGCAGAGAGCAGCTGACTCGGTTCATCCGGGAAGGACGTATCGGCGTCGGGCCGTGGTACGTCATGCCGGATGAGTTTCTGGTCAGCGGCGAGTCGTTGATCCGCAATCTGCAAGCCGGCTTCCGCGCATCGCGCGAGCTTGGCGTCGAGCCGGTAAAATCCGGCTACGTCACCGACATCTTCGGCCACAATAGTCAGTTTCCGCAGCTGCTGCGCGGTTTCGGCATCGATAACGCGGTGCTGTTCCGAGGCTTCTACGGGGACGGCGACCCGTCGGAAATCGAATGGGAAGGGGCGGACGGCAGCCGCTTGCTTGGCCTAAAACTGGACGAGGATCGGGCATACGGCGATTTTTACTTTTTTCTGCGCTGGCCGTACGTGGACCGGGATTTCGATTACGACGTGCCGGAGCTGATCGAGCGCGCCAAGGCGATGCTTGATTACAAGGGGAAGCGGGCGACGACGGACATCGTGATGGGCATGGATGGCGTGGATCACATCGAGATCGAACCCCGCCTGCCTTGGATGCTGCAGACGCTGAACGAAGCGGAGGAGCTTAAGGACGTCAAGTTCATCCACGCGACGCTGGAGCAATACCTCGAAGCGCTTCGCGGAAAAACGGGCGAGCTGGCACTCTACAGAGGCGAGCAGCGTTCC
It includes:
- a CDS encoding carbohydrate ABC transporter permease, which translates into the protein MVNERSKLETCAIYLLLIAGSAVMFYPFLFQLMASIGSNKDYYATILLPIPTEINLDRYVDLMHNALIYRYLINTALRSVYFIVVTCLVSLIASYVFTKLRFKGRDSVFVVFLTSMMIPAQVTIIPTYLLFARFPFFGGNNWQGLGGHGMIDTWGALLLGSGIVNVAAIFLVKQTMESIPFEYEEAARIDGAGVFWTIFGIYFPMARAVMAVIVITTFISIWNDYLWPLVAINNPDIQVINTGVTSLLTTMMQSGQVPEYPDFFALTAIVVVPPILVYLLLQRNFIQGYAMAGIKG
- a CDS encoding carbohydrate ABC transporter permease; amino-acid sequence: MSRAPSRNEAPRVRPGESSAPAVRRLRPFYNRHRDGVIGYSLLAPMFLFFAVFSLFPVLFVIYLSFTEWNGVLGLPKGVGFDNFVRFFTTGDYLLTLLHAGLYGLLILAGCMTIGFLIAVLLNQKVKAVGLYRTLWYLPVVVSFAVVAQIANALLDPVTGLARKVMERFGMEPIIFQQSVFWMTFWLIVISVWKGIGGTVIIYLAGLQGIDTALYEAAKVDGATRFKIMFYITLPSLRPITMYIAIMGIIGSFQIFEPVQLLTHGGPQGHTNIILHRIYQDAFQSFNMGMASASSVMVLLFTFTLTMIQYRISQRNQT